The following proteins come from a genomic window of Larimichthys crocea isolate SSNF chromosome III, L_crocea_2.0, whole genome shotgun sequence:
- the neff1 gene encoding low molecular weight neuronal intermediate filament: MSYSSEIYSSSSYRKIFGDAPRSGRVGLGSSSSPSRLQSAGYRSSHRTYGAPSVMSSNYRRTAAPGRVFSSMQDSMMDLTQSTAVTNELKIIRTNEKEQLQGLNDRFVSFIEKVHNLEQQNKVLEAEVTMLRQRNNEPSRLHELYEQEIRELRARVEELTHEKSQMHLDCVQMSDTLERVREKLEEETKLREEAENTLKNHRKDVDDATLARLELEKKVESLLDEIAFLRKVHEEELQELQASLQATQVSVEMDMSKPDLTAALKDIRAQYENLSARNQVQAEDWYRSKFASVTEAAARNQDAVKHSKEELSEYRRQVQARTLEIEALRGHNEALERQIAEMEDRHNNEIGEMQDTIQQLEGALRSTKGEMSRHLREYQDLLNVKMALDIEIAAYRKLLEGEECRLSSVGGAMVHSGYSYMSSRAYTLGAYRKFGAKPEEEEEEAEEEEEEGEENEEEGDDGEEGEEGEEGDDQEEGEGEEEEEEEEEEKPKEKEEKEKKKESPTGKNSKS, translated from the exons ATGAGTTACTCCAGCGagatttacagcagcagctcctATCGGAAGATCTTCGGAGATGCCCCCCGGTCCGGCCGTGTGGGtctgggcagcagcagcagcccgtcCCGCCTGCAGTCTGCGGGATACCGCAGCAGCCACCGCACCTATGGTGCCCCCTCCGTGATGTCCTCCAACTACCGCAGGACAGCTGCTCCCGGCCGCGTCTTCTCCTCCATGCAGGACTCCATGATGGACCTGACCCAGTCCACCGCGGTGACCAACGAGCTCAAGATCATCCGCACCAACGAGAAGGAGCAGCTGCAGGGCCTCAACGACCGCTTCGTGTCTTTCATTGAGAAAGTGCACAACCTGGAGCAGCAGAACAAAGTCCTGGAGGCAGAGGTCACGATGCTGCGGCAGCGCAACAACGAGCCCTCTCGCCTGCACGAGCTGTACGAGCAGGAGATCCGCGAGCTGCGGGCGCGCGTGGAGGAGCTGACGCACGAGAAGAGCCAGATGCACCTGGACTGCGTGCAGATGAGCGACACGCTGGAGCGCGTGAgggagaagctggaggaggagaccaAGCTGCGGGAGGAGGCGGAGAACACCCTCAAGAACCACCGGAAGGACGTGGACGACGCCACCCTGGCGCGCCTGGAGCTGGAGAAGAAAGTTGAGTCGCTGCTGGACGAGATCGCCTTCCTCAGGAAAGTTCatgaggaggagctgcaggagctgcaggcgTCTCTGCAGGCCACACAG GTGTCTGTGGAGATGGACATGAGCAAACCGGACCTGACTGCGGCCCTTAAGGACATCCGGGCTCAGTATGAGAACCTCTCCGCCAGGAACCAAGTCCAGGCAGAGGACTGGTACCGCTCCAAGTTTGCCAGCGTGACTGAGGCAGCTGCCCGCAACCAGGATGCCGTCAAGCACTCAAAGGAGGAGCTGAGCGAGTACCGCAGGCAGGTGCAGGCCCGCACCCTGGAGATCGAGGCCCTCAGGGGCCACAATGAGGCTCTGGAGAGGCAGATTGCAGAGATGGAGGATCGCCATAACAATGAAATCGGAGAGATGCAG gatACCATTCAGCAGCTGGAGGGTGCCCTGCGCAGCACCAAAGGAGAAATGTCCCGTCACCTGCGTGAATACCAGGACCTCCTGAATGTCAAGATGGCTCTGGACATTGAGATTGCTGCCTACAG gaAGCTGCTGGAAGGTGAGGAGTGCCGCCTCAGCTCTGTAGGTGGAGCCATGGTCCATTCCGGCTACTCCTACATGTCTTCCCGCGCCTACACCCTCGGAGCCTATAGGAAGTTCGGAGCCAAgcccgaggaggaggaggaggaagcggaggaagaagaggaggagggagaggagaacgAGGAGGAGGGCGATGacggagaagaaggagaggagggagaggagggagatgaCCAAGAAGagggtgaaggagaggaagaggaagaggaggaggaagaggagaagccgaaagaaaaggaggagaaggagaagaagaaggagagccCCACCGGCAAGAATAGCAAGAGCTAA
- the mxd1 gene encoding max dimerization protein 1, whose product MAAIGLVQMLIEAAEYLERREREAEHGYASMPPFISSRERENLKRKSKSKKNTSSRSTHNEMEKNRRAHLRLCLERLKSLVPLGPDANRHTTLSLLMKAKDHIKRLEESDRRAQHTVEQLQREQRHLRRRLEQLGVERTRMDSTGSTLSSDKSDSDQEDLDVDVDVDVEGTDYLLGDLEWSTSSVSDSGDERGSLRSSCSDEGYSSASLLRLQDTQEKAKQLGCSL is encoded by the exons ATGGCGGCGATTGGACTGGTGCAGATGTTGATCGAAGCAGCTGAGTACCTTGAACGCAGGGAGCGAG AAGCTGAACACGGCTATGCCTCCATGCCGCCCTTCATCAGCAGCCGGGAGAGGGAAAACTTGAAAAGGAAAagcaaaagcaagaaaaacacaagtagCAG GTCTACACAcaatgaaatggaaaagaaCAG ACGGGCACATCTACGGCTGTGTTTAGAGCGCTTGAAATCCCTCGTTCCCTTAGGACCAGATGCTAACAGGCACACCACCCTCAGCCTGCTGATGAAGGCCAAAGATCATATCAAG AGGTTGGAGGAGAGCGATAGGAGAGCTCAGCACACCGTGGAGCAGCTACAGCGGGAGCAGAGACACTTGAGGAGGCGTCTGGAGCAGCTGGGGGTGGAGCGGACCCGCATGGACAGCACCGGCTCCACCCTGTCCTCCGACAAGTCCGACTCTGACCAAG AGGACCTGGATGTGGATGTAGATGTGGATGTGGAGGGGACGGACTACCTGCTGGGTGACCTGGAGTGGAGCACCAGCAGCGTGAGTGACTCAGGAGACGAGCGAGGCAGCCTGCGCAGCAGCTGTAGCGACGAGGGCTACTCCAGCGCCAGCCTGCTGCGCCTGCAGGACACTCAGGAGAAGGCCAAGCAGCTGGGCTGCAGCCTATAG
- the snrnp27 gene encoding U4/U6.U5 small nuclear ribonucleoprotein 27 kDa protein — protein MGRSRSRTPPRRERRRSRSTSRERERRRRERDRSRSRDRDRDRRRSRSRSPHRRRSRSPRRHRSSSLSPMRQKDRRDDERKDGKEKTTKPIQISEEDMQGKTEEEIEMMKLMGFGSFDSTKGRKSDGSANAHAVNVTMKRKYRQYMNRKGGFNRPLDFIA, from the exons ATGGGCCGCAGCAGGAGCAGGACTCCTCCGAGACGAG AGAGGAGGCGTTCCCGCTCCACTTCACGGGAGCGCGAGCgaagaagaagggagagggATCGCTCTCGTTCTCGAGATCGTGATAGAGACCGCCGCAGAAGTCGCTCAAGATCTCCTCACAGGAGGCGTTcgag gtcTCCTAGACGTCATCGctcgtcctccctctctcctatgagacaaaaagacagacgtGATGATGAGCGCAAAGACGGCAAAGAAAAGACGACGAAGCCCATTCAGATCTCAG aggaggacatgCAGGGCAAAACCGAAGAGGAGATTGAGATGATGAAACTGATGGGATTTGGTTCCTTTGACAGCACCAAG GGGAGGAAATCCGACGGATCAGCCAATGCCCATGCTGTCAATGTGACCATGAAGAGAAAATACAG gcagTACATGAACAGAAAAGGTGGATTCAACAGACCGCTGGACTTCATCGCTTGA